One region of Citrus sinensis mitochondrion, complete genome genomic DNA includes:
- the rps10 gene encoding ribosomal protein S10, with protein MENQALPPYTRKIGLPESRVLYTVLRSPHIDKKSREQFEMEIKKKFLVIKTERHELRKKFFRLKRQRIFGAQYEILFSCKTRSDKGKLQRLL; from the exons ATGGAAAACCAGGCGCTTCCGCCTTACACACGAAAGATTGGATTGCCTGAATCACGAGTCTTATATACTGTGTTACGATCACCTCATATTGATAAAAAGTCCAGAGAACAATTTGAAATGGAAATCAAGAAAAAATTTCTGGTCATAAAAACAGAAAGGCATGAATTGCGCAAGAAGTTCTTTCGGTTAAAACGCC AGCGTATATTTGGAGCTCAATATGAAATCCTATTTTCTTGCAAGACCCGTTCGGATAAGGGAAAACTCCAGAGATTGCTTTGA